The DNA region CTTGCTCCTTCGGAAAGGGGTCGAGAGTTTCGGCCTCCGTGATTGATTTCGTTCGCTTGCAGTGCAGTGGTAGCGTCTAGGCGCGATCTAAGCACTGCTAAGATTATGGTACGGCGCATCGCGTCGTCACGTCAAGGAGGCCCTTGCATGGCACGAAAGTCCCAGTCTGTTGAGAATGTGTCCCAATACCACCATGGGGATCTCAGGAGCGCACTGCTGGAAGCGGCACTTAAAGCGCTCTCTGAACCCGAGCCCCAGCCACTCTCATTCCGTGATCTTGCACGAAGACTCGGCGTGACTACAGCGGCTCCTTACCATCACTTCAGAGATCGCACCGATTTGCTGGTGCAGCTTGCCATTCAAGGCCTTGGGCTGCTCTTCCTGGAAGTGAATGCGGCCGCTGAACCAGGAGACAGCCTGAAGGCGAAGATAAGGGCTTTCACATTGGCTTACCTGCGCTTCGCGCGAACCCAGCCCGGATACTATCGCTTAATCTTCTCGCCGGAGGTACGCAGCGCGGGAGAGTCAGTTCCGGAGTTCCGCGAAGCTTCAAACAAGAGCTTC from Edaphobacter paludis includes:
- a CDS encoding WHG domain-containing protein, with translation MARKSQSVENVSQYHHGDLRSALLEAALKALSEPEPQPLSFRDLARRLGVTTAAPYHHFRDRTDLLVQLAIQGLGLLFLEVNAAAEPGDSLKAKIRAFTLAYLRFARTQPGYYRLIFSPEVRSAGESVPEFREASNKSFDLICRMLAEDDPDLSKKAARERAVSLWALLHGLAVLSSAGTLTRRLAAADENRVAVDAAIRLLC